In Nicotiana tabacum cultivar K326 chromosome 17, ASM71507v2, whole genome shotgun sequence, one DNA window encodes the following:
- the LOC107770221 gene encoding uncharacterized protein LOC107770221: protein MFSEVEQEQLIEKLEIFKIQGRDKRGRKTLRIIGKFFPARNLSVEVVKKYLAEKIFPELEKRPFAVVYVHTDVEKSENFPGVSALRSFYDAIPVKVRENLEAVYFLHPGLQARLFLATFGRFIFSGGLYGKLRYVNRVDYLWEHVRRNEIEMPEFVFDHDEDLEYRPMMDYGLESDHARVYGAPAVDSPVSMYSMRCIS from the exons ATGTTTTCAGAAGTTGAACAAGAACAGCTTATTGAGAAACTCGAAATCTTCAAGATCCAAGGCAGAGATAAACGTGGCCGGAAAACCTTGCGCATCATCGGCAAATTCTTTCCTG CTAGGAATCTGAGTGTTGAAGTGGTGAAGAAGTATTTAGCGGAGAAGATCTTTCCAGAACTTGAGAAACGCCCGTTTGCCGTGGTGTATGTTCACACTGATGTGGAGAAAAGCGAGAACTTTCCTGGAGTATCAGCTTTACGATCCTTCTACGATGCGATTCCGGTGAAAGTTCGAGAGAATCTGGAGGCTGTTTACTTTCTTCACCCTGGCCTTCAAGCTAGGCTTTTCCTTGCCACGTTTGGTCGCTTCATTTTCAGCGGAGG GTTATATGGGAAATTGAGGTATGTGAACAGGGTGGATTATTTGTGGGAACATGTGAGGAGGAATGAGATTGAGATGCCAGAATTTGTGTTTGATCATGATGAAGATCTTGAGTACCGTCCGATGATGGATTATGGTTTGGAGAGTGATCATGCGAGGGTCTATGGTGCGCCTGCAGTAGACTCTCCCGTGTCAATGTATTCCATGAGATGCATCTCATAG
- the LOC107770222 gene encoding GPI mannosyltransferase 1, with protein sequence MVAVNLKSLLIFSAFLRVFLIVYGEWQDRHMEVRYTDVDYLVFSDAAALVAAGKSPYQRSTYRYSPLIAFILVPNSFIHPSWGKFIFSASDLLVGFLINTILKLRGVPEKLCTYSVMVWLLNPFTFTIGTRGNCEPIICAIILWIIICLMKGRLVQAAFWYGLVVHMRIYPIIYALPIILVLDPLFFQYGTKPALVNWSSRKSKSHQTSSCKKLMDPYCIWNFLTSLLTWRRITFGLISGAMFFLLTGFFFYLYGWEFLHEALLYHLTRTDPRHNFSIYFYHIYLHYEHEFSSLEKLVSFLPQIMVQLVLVFRFAQDFPFCFFVQTVAFVAFNKVMTAQYFVWFFCLLPLILPWTNMKLKGKGLVCILLWIAAQGHWLMWGYLLEFKGKNVFLQLWVAGLLFLAANTFVLINIIQQHTYSPVFQQSSPAASKKRVKQG encoded by the exons ATGGTGGCAGTAAATCTCAAGTCCCTGCTCATATTCTCAGCATTCCTTAGGGTATTTTTGATAGTTTACGGAGAATGGCAAGATAGGCATATGGAAGTTAGATACACAGATGTAGACTATCTTGTTTTCTCAGATGCAGCTGCTTTAGTCGCTGCTGGAAAATCCCCTTATCAAAGATCTACGTATCGCTACTCACCCTTAATTGCCTTTATTCTTGTACCCAATTCTTTCATTCATCCTTCTTGGGGAAAATTCATCTTCTCCGCTTCAG ATCTTCTCGTGGGATTTCTTATCAACACCATTCTAAAGCTAAGAGGGGTGCCTGAAAAATTGTGCACCTATTCGGTGATGGTATGGCTTTTGAATCCATTTACCTTTACCATTGGAACCCGCGGGAACTGTGAGCCTATCATCTGCGCCATAATCCTTTGGATTATTATATGTCTAATGAAAG GTCGTTTAGTACAAGCTGCATTTTGGTATGGGCTTGTCGTCCACATGAGAATCTATCCAATAATTTATGCTCTTCCAATCATTTTAGTTCTTGATCCTCTGTTCTTCCAGTATGGTACAAAACCTGCTCTTGTGAATTGGAGTTCTAGAAAAAGCAAGTCACATCAGACTTCCAGCTGTAAAAAGCTTATGGATCCTTATTGTATATGGAACTTTTTGACAAGCCTTTTAACCTGGAGAAGGATAACGTTTGGGCTTATTTCTGGAGCTATGTTCTTTCTCCTTACTggttttttcttctatttatatGGATGGGAGTTCTTGCATGAAGCACTTCTCTATCATCTTACACGTACTGACCCAAGGCACAATTTTTCAATCTATTTCTACCACATATATCTGCACTATGAACATGAGTTTTCAAGCTTGGAAAAGCTCGTCTCATTTCTGCCTCAGATTATGGTGCAGCTGGTTCTTGTTTTCCGTTTTGCACAGGATTTTCCATTTTGTTTCTTTGTGCAGACTGTGGCATTTGTAGCATTTAACAAG GTTATGACAGCTCAATACTTTGTTTGGTTCTTCTGTCTCTTGCCGCTAATCCTGCCATGGACCAACATGAAACTCAAAGGAAAAGGATTGGTCTGCATCTTGTTGTGGATTGCAGCTCAGGGTCATTGGTTGATGTGGGGATATTTGCTTGAATTTAAAGGAAAGAATGTCTTTCTTCAACTCTGGGTGGCAGGTTTGCTATTTTTGGCTGCAAATACTTTCGTTCTTATCAATATTATCCAGCAACACACATACAGTCCAGTCTTCCAACAGTCATCTCCTGCCGCTTCAAAGAAACGTGTCAAACAGGGATGA